CAACTAATCCTTCAATAGATTCTGGTTCATAAAAAAGCTTTGCAGGCCCACCAACTCGCCATGTAGTATGAGGTTTCAGAGGTCTATTAAGCGTAGCTTCACCACTTTGTAACTGATTAATTTCGCCTAGAAGAGTCGAGAAGGATTTCTCCATAAGTCATGCGCCGCCTTTAAATAAATCTTTAATAAGTGTTTCTAATTCAGCTGAAGCATGAGGCTTCCCTAAAGTAAGAGCGTGCTTTTTCATACTTTCCAAAGTTAATGGGTCGGTCAGAATATTATCAATTTCAGTCATCAGCCGGTCAGGTGACATCTCTTTTTCTAATATAATTGTAGCAGCACCGGCTTTTTCAAGTGATCTAGCATTTTTCTCCTGGTGATTATTTGTCACATAAGGACTAGGAATAAGAATTGAAGGGAGTCCAAGGGCTGTGATTTCAGCCAGTGTAGTCGCCCCCGCCCTCGCAATGAGTAAGTCGACTTCATGTAAAAGTGATGGCATGTCACTTATATATGGGACGATCACAAGCTGCTTAAGTTGACTTTCCTTATCCACAGTAGCTTTTACTTGTTCATAGTGAGCTTCACCAGTAACGTATAAACATTGATAATCCTTTGTTTGCCACTGCTGTAACGTTTCCATAACAGCATCGTTAATAGGCTTCGCCCCTCGACTTCCACCTACTACAAGAACCGTCTTTTTTTGACCACTTAATCCGAGCTCTCTTAGTTTTATCTTCCCCGTTGTTACCTCAGTTGTAACCACTTCACTTGCTCTAGGGTTTCCAGTAATGTGGACTTTTTCTTTCGGAAAAAAAGTCGCTGAGTCAGGAAATGATAAAGCAATTTTCGAGACATATTTAGCTAAAAATTTATTTGTTAAGCCAGGAACACTATTTTGTTCATGAATTAGTGTCGGTATATTTTGCTTAGCAGCAGCGTAAACTACAGGTCCACAAACATAACCGCCTGTTCCAATTACTACATCCGGCTGAAATTCTTTAATATATTTTTTGGATAGTCGAACTGCTTGCAAGAAACGCAAAATTGTTTTCACATTTTCTAAAGATAGTTTTCGTTTAAATCCTGTTATTGTGACCGTTTTAAATGGAATTCCTTCATCACGTATAATTCTCGCTTCAAGGCCATTTTCTGTCCCGATATAGAGACACTCAACGTTTTCATTATGTTTTTTCAGATGGCGGATAAGTGCTACAGCAGGGTATATATGTCCACCTGTTCCTCCCCCTGATACTAAAACCTTCATATATTTCCTCCTTGAAACTTTCCTTTTAAGTATAACCGCCCAATGACTGCTATTACCCTTATTCTAACTGAATATAACACGTATTTTAAGTAATTATTTCATCTTTTTCGTTTTAATGAAAATTTACTACTAGAAAAAGAGATTGAAGTAAACAAATTTCATTCAGTTCAAAGAAAATCGAATGATGATAAATAATGTTATATGCTTCGGACATTTTGAAATTTGATAAATAAGAAGCTAGAAATTTTTTTGTAGAAGAGTTTGTTCTTTCTTTAGGAGAGTGGTGTCTCACTATTCCAGCAGAATAGTCTTTTCTTCCAAAAAAAGGTACTTTAGGATGTGAAATATTTTAATCAGTCTCTGTGCTAAAGCAATATTTATT
The genomic region above belongs to Bacillus sp. A301a_S52 and contains:
- the murG gene encoding undecaprenyldiphospho-muramoylpentapeptide beta-N-acetylglucosaminyltransferase, yielding MKVLVSGGGTGGHIYPAVALIRHLKKHNENVECLYIGTENGLEARIIRDEGIPFKTVTITGFKRKLSLENVKTILRFLQAVRLSKKYIKEFQPDVVIGTGGYVCGPVVYAAAKQNIPTLIHEQNSVPGLTNKFLAKYVSKIALSFPDSATFFPKEKVHITGNPRASEVVTTEVTTGKIKLRELGLSGQKKTVLVVGGSRGAKPINDAVMETLQQWQTKDYQCLYVTGEAHYEQVKATVDKESQLKQLVIVPYISDMPSLLHEVDLLIARAGATTLAEITALGLPSILIPSPYVTNNHQEKNARSLEKAGAATIILEKEMSPDRLMTEIDNILTDPLTLESMKKHALTLGKPHASAELETLIKDLFKGGA